From a region of the Butyrivibrio sp. AE3004 genome:
- the scfB gene encoding thioether cross-link-forming SCIFF peptide maturase, whose amino-acid sequence MVHAYKNNGYDIVLDVNSGSVHVVDDIVFDLIQPVEEQLIRRFKSADITAEGAKDVDDEKLCEELVSELSESFGQYDKADLSDAISDILELRRNEVLYTDDVYENYVEEFKERDTVIKALCLNIAHDCNLRCKYCFADEGEYHGRKALMTEEVGKAALDFLIKHSGGRKNLEVDFFGGEPLLNWDVVKKIVEYGRSLEKEYDKNFRFTLTTNGTLLTDEILEFANKEMGNIVLSIDGRKEVNDKMRPMRGGQGTYDNIVPKFKKVAESRHQLRYFVRGTFTHNNLDFCEDVKHLADLGFKQISVEPVVAKPEDWYAIKEEDIPYLCDQYDELAKFYLQRQKEGKGFNFFHFNIDLEGGPCVAKRLSGCGSGCEYLGVTPWGDLYPCHQFVGNEDFIMGNVFEGITRPDLQKQFKESNVYSRPECQKCFARYYCSGGCAANAYNFNGDINTTYHTGCELQRKRVECAIMIKAAQAE is encoded by the coding sequence ATGGTACATGCATACAAGAACAACGGATATGATATTGTTCTGGATGTAAACAGTGGTTCCGTTCACGTTGTGGATGACATTGTTTTTGACCTAATCCAACCCGTGGAGGAACAATTGATAAGGCGCTTTAAGTCTGCTGATATTACTGCAGAGGGCGCTAAGGACGTTGATGACGAAAAGCTTTGTGAGGAGCTTGTTTCTGAGCTTTCAGAGAGCTTCGGACAATATGATAAAGCAGATTTGAGCGATGCTATATCAGATATTTTAGAGCTCAGAAGAAACGAAGTCCTTTATACGGATGATGTATATGAGAACTACGTTGAAGAATTCAAAGAAAGAGACACAGTGATCAAGGCGCTCTGCCTCAATATCGCACATGACTGTAATCTCAGATGTAAATATTGCTTTGCGGATGAGGGAGAGTATCACGGAAGAAAAGCCCTTATGACTGAGGAAGTCGGTAAGGCTGCTCTTGATTTCCTTATTAAGCATTCCGGTGGCAGAAAAAATCTTGAGGTTGATTTCTTTGGCGGAGAACCGCTTCTTAACTGGGATGTTGTTAAAAAGATAGTTGAGTATGGGCGTAGTCTTGAGAAAGAATACGATAAGAATTTCAGATTTACTCTGACAACCAACGGAACTTTACTTACAGACGAAATACTTGAATTTGCCAACAAGGAGATGGGTAACATCGTCCTTTCCATAGACGGACGTAAGGAAGTAAATGATAAGATGCGTCCGATGCGCGGAGGTCAGGGAACCTACGACAATATCGTTCCTAAATTCAAAAAGGTGGCAGAGAGTCGTCACCAGCTCAGATACTTCGTGAGAGGAACTTTCACGCACAATAATCTGGATTTCTGTGAGGATGTTAAGCACCTTGCGGATCTGGGATTCAAACAGATATCGGTTGAACCGGTTGTGGCTAAACCGGAAGACTGGTACGCTATTAAGGAAGAGGATATTCCTTATCTTTGTGATCAGTATGATGAGCTTGCCAAGTTCTATCTGCAAAGACAGAAGGAAGGAAAGGGCTTTAACTTCTTCCATTTCAATATCGACCTTGAAGGAGGTCCTTGTGTTGCCAAGAGACTTTCAGGATGTGGTTCGGGATGTGAATATCTTGGGGTAACTCCTTGGGGAGACCTATATCCCTGCCATCAGTTTGTTGGTAACGAAGACTTTATTATGGGGAATGTTTTTGAAGGAATCACAAGACCCGATCTTCAGAAACAGTTCAAGGAGAGCAATGTGTACTCGAGACCAGAGTGTCAGAAGTGCTTTGCGAGATATTATTGCAGCGGAGGTTGTGCTGCAAACGCCTACAACTTTAATGGTGATATAAATACAACCTATCATACGGGATGTGAGCTTCAGAGAAAGCGTGTTGAATGCGCGATCATGATTAAAGCCGCACAGGCCGAATGA
- the scfA gene encoding six-cysteine ranthipeptide SCIFF: MKHVKTLATRNLKESMKKGGCGECQTSCQSACKTSCTVGNQSCEQVTNK; the protein is encoded by the coding sequence ATGAAGCACGTAAAGACACTTGCAACAAGAAATCTTAAGGAGTCTATGAAGAAGGGCGGCTGCGGCGAATGCCAGACATCTTGCCAGTCTGCATGCAAGACTTCATGTACTGTTGGTAACCAGAGCTGCGAGCAGGTTACTAATAAGTAA
- a CDS encoding HlyC/CorC family transporter, with protein sequence MQQNIIQTIILIFLVFLSAFFSSAETAMSCVSRVRIKTLAEENNKRAMAVQNIIDNYQDMLSAVLIGNNIVNLSASALATIYVQRIWGDWAISIGTGVLTIVVLIIGEIIPKTIATTYAEEMALFYARIILFIMKVLTPVIWIVNTVADIVLSILRVDKNSHQLMTEKELKTYVDVSHEDGVIESGEKEMIYNVFEFSDAVAKDVMIPRIDMSCVSSDAEYHEVMRVFKQEMYTRIPVYEDNQDNIIGLINIKDMVLVSDKDNFKISDYLREAYYTYEYKKTADLLMEMRKNAQNVAFVLSEYGATVGMITLEDLLEEIVGEIRDEYDSDEEEQIRELGDGRFLVEGNMKLDDVNDALGTAFESDDYDSIGGLMIENLDRLPRGGETTRLENGVELTASAIKRNRITDVLVYIPEGAFEMKENTAESEQPSEDK encoded by the coding sequence TTGCAACAGAATATAATACAGACGATCATTTTGATTTTTCTTGTATTTTTATCTGCTTTTTTTTCATCTGCGGAAACAGCCATGAGCTGCGTCAGCAGGGTCAGGATAAAGACTCTTGCTGAGGAAAACAATAAAAGAGCCATGGCGGTGCAGAATATAATAGACAATTATCAGGATATGCTTTCTGCAGTCCTTATAGGTAATAATATTGTTAATCTGTCAGCTTCTGCGCTTGCAACAATCTATGTTCAGAGAATCTGGGGAGACTGGGCAATCAGTATCGGTACAGGCGTTCTCACTATTGTGGTTCTTATCATAGGCGAAATTATCCCCAAAACAATAGCAACTACCTACGCTGAGGAAATGGCGCTTTTTTATGCAAGAATAATCCTTTTTATCATGAAGGTATTAACTCCCGTTATCTGGATTGTTAACACTGTCGCAGATATAGTTCTTAGTATTTTGAGAGTTGATAAAAACAGTCATCAGCTCATGACGGAAAAAGAATTAAAGACTTATGTTGATGTAAGCCATGAGGATGGTGTTATCGAGAGCGGCGAAAAAGAGATGATCTACAATGTGTTCGAGTTTTCGGATGCCGTTGCCAAGGATGTTATGATACCAAGAATTGATATGAGCTGTGTGAGCTCCGATGCGGAATACCATGAGGTCATGCGTGTGTTCAAGCAGGAGATGTATACGAGAATTCCGGTATATGAGGATAATCAGGATAACATAATCGGACTTATAAATATTAAGGACATGGTTCTGGTTTCGGATAAAGACAATTTCAAGATCAGCGATTATCTGCGTGAAGCATATTATACCTATGAATACAAAAAGACGGCGGATCTTCTTATGGAGATGAGAAAAAATGCGCAGAATGTAGCATTTGTGCTTAGTGAATACGGCGCTACGGTGGGAATGATAACTCTTGAGGACCTGCTTGAGGAAATTGTCGGTGAGATACGTGATGAGTATGACTCCGATGAAGAAGAACAGATAAGAGAGCTTGGTGACGGAAGATTCCTTGTGGAAGGAAATATGAAGCTCGATGATGTAAACGATGCTTTGGGAACAGCTTTTGAATCAGATGATTATGATTCCATCGGAGGCCTTATGATCGAAAATCTCGACAGACTCCCGAGGGGAGGAGAGACCACCAGGCTTGAAAACGGAGTTGAACTTACAGCCAGCGCCATCAAGAGAAACAGAATTACAGACGTTCTCGTTTATATACCTGAGGGGGCTTTTGAAATGAAGGAAAACACTGCTGAAAGTGAGCAACCTTCAGAAGATAAGTAA
- a CDS encoding HAD family hydrolase, translating into MSKYKAVIFDLDGTLLYTLEDLKNSVNFALEKNGFETCTLSQIQYRVGNGVQKLMERCVPDGLLNPAFEKAFSDFKEHYKIHCNDNSGPYEGIPELLKRLKESGYKLAIVSNKFMDATKELSELYFKDTIDVAIGETKDIRKKPAPDTVIEAMKILGVTAKDSIYVGDSDVDINTAKNSGMPCISVAWGFRTRKEQEEAGGTIFADTPTDVFDIVEEKR; encoded by the coding sequence ATGTCTAAATATAAAGCAGTAATATTTGACCTCGACGGAACACTTTTATATACCCTGGAGGATTTGAAAAACAGCGTGAACTTCGCATTGGAGAAGAATGGATTTGAAACCTGTACTTTATCGCAGATACAGTACAGAGTCGGAAACGGGGTACAAAAACTTATGGAGAGGTGCGTGCCGGATGGCCTTTTAAATCCTGCCTTTGAAAAAGCATTTTCCGATTTTAAGGAGCATTACAAAATTCATTGTAATGACAACAGCGGCCCCTACGAGGGAATCCCCGAGCTTTTGAAAAGACTTAAGGAAAGCGGATATAAGCTTGCAATAGTTTCCAATAAGTTCATGGATGCCACAAAGGAGCTTTCCGAGCTGTATTTTAAGGATACGATAGATGTTGCTATTGGAGAGACAAAGGATATCAGAAAGAAACCTGCTCCGGATACCGTTATTGAAGCAATGAAGATTCTTGGAGTTACAGCCAAAGATTCGATTTATGTCGGAGATTCGGATGTTGACATAAATACAGCCAAAAATTCAGGAATGCCCTGCATAAGCGTAGCATGGGGCTTCAGGACCAGAAAAGAGCAGGAAGAAGCAGGCGGAACGATTTTTGCCGATACACCAACGGACGTTTTTGATATAGTAGAGGAAAAGAGATAA
- a CDS encoding MATE family efflux transporter, which yields MRNTNKKYEIDMTKGALLPKILLFSVPLLISSVLQLLFNAADIVVVGQFSGDQTLGANCVAAIGSTGSVINMLLSVFMGLSVGVNVLAARYFAGKQKKEMEETVHTTIALALIGGVIIAVIGFIAARPILELMGSPEEVIGLSTVYMRIYFIGMPVTMLYNFGAAILRAAGDTRRPLYYLMNAGVINVILNLIFVMGLKMNVAGVALATILAQAVSAFLILKALVNTEEIYKLDPKKIRVNPDKAKRIIRVGLPAGLQGTIFSFSNVLIQSSINEFGSVAMAGSAAGANLEGFVYMAMNSVYQACVSFTSQNVGANKPDRIGKVLRTCLGVVFVVGLSMGNLFYLFGEQLVGIYTKEPATIEYGVQRMAVICTVYFLCGCMDVICGSLRGMGYSTVPMIVSIIGACGLRIVWILTVFRMYHDLTVLYISYPVTWFITASAHLISYFIIKKKVVSKMGDGKAVTA from the coding sequence ATGAGAAATACAAACAAAAAATATGAGATAGATATGACTAAGGGGGCTCTTCTTCCGAAGATTCTCCTTTTTTCCGTTCCACTACTGATTTCAAGTGTACTGCAGCTGCTTTTTAATGCTGCCGATATCGTTGTTGTGGGACAATTTTCAGGAGATCAGACCCTCGGAGCAAACTGTGTGGCGGCTATCGGATCGACAGGATCTGTTATTAATATGCTTCTCAGTGTTTTTATGGGATTGTCCGTCGGAGTTAATGTGCTTGCCGCAAGATATTTTGCCGGCAAACAGAAAAAAGAGATGGAGGAGACTGTCCACACAACCATAGCACTTGCTCTCATAGGCGGAGTGATCATCGCTGTCATAGGATTCATTGCTGCAAGACCTATTCTTGAACTCATGGGTTCTCCTGAGGAGGTTATAGGTCTTTCAACTGTTTATATGCGTATATATTTTATCGGAATGCCGGTAACAATGTTGTATAACTTCGGAGCTGCAATCCTGCGTGCGGCAGGAGATACCAGAAGACCGCTGTATTACCTGATGAATGCCGGTGTTATAAATGTGATACTGAACCTGATTTTTGTAATGGGATTAAAGATGAATGTTGCGGGTGTTGCGCTCGCTACAATCCTTGCCCAGGCGGTTTCGGCATTTTTAATATTGAAGGCGCTTGTAAATACAGAGGAAATTTATAAGCTTGATCCGAAGAAAATCAGAGTTAATCCCGATAAGGCAAAGAGAATAATAAGAGTGGGACTTCCTGCAGGCCTTCAGGGAACCATCTTTTCATTTTCAAATGTCCTGATCCAGTCTTCAATAAATGAGTTTGGATCGGTGGCAATGGCAGGAAGTGCAGCCGGAGCAAATCTTGAGGGCTTTGTATACATGGCAATGAACTCGGTTTACCAGGCATGCGTATCCTTTACCAGCCAGAATGTAGGTGCGAACAAACCGGACAGAATCGGTAAGGTCCTTAGAACCTGTCTTGGAGTTGTATTTGTCGTGGGGCTTTCAATGGGTAATCTGTTCTACCTGTTTGGAGAACAACTTGTGGGCATTTATACAAAAGAACCCGCTACAATAGAGTACGGCGTTCAGAGAATGGCAGTTATCTGTACCGTATATTTTCTGTGCGGATGCATGGATGTAATCTGCGGAAGCTTAAGAGGAATGGGATATTCGACAGTTCCGATGATAGTATCGATCATTGGTGCCTGCGGACTTCGAATCGTCTGGATACTTACTGTTTTCAGAATGTACCATGACCTTACGGTTTTGTATATTTCATATCCTGTAACATGGTTCATAACCGCCTCTGCGCATCTTATAAGCTATTTTATCATCAAGAAAAAGGTTGTCTCAAAAATGGGAGACGGAAAGGCAGTAACCGCATAA
- the hisS gene encoding histidine--tRNA ligase: MALIKKPVTGMKDILPEEMKLRDYVIGVIKETYAGFGFTSIDTPCVESLANLNSKQGGENEKLIFKIMKRGEKLKLDSAKEENDLTDSGLRYDLTVPLVRYYSNHQNELPSPFKALQMGYVWRADRPQKGRYRQFMQCDIDILGEPTNLAEIELILATTTTLGRLGFKGFQIRINERRMLKAMAAYSGFPEESYDSVFITLDKMDKIGLQGVAEELEKDGFAKESIDKYLDLFKNVEGKGAIEGIRFLADELGEFLDADVKENLEEIISSVDATKSAEFELVFDPTLVRGMSYYTGTIFEVAMPQYGGSCGGGGRYDKMVGKFTGQDTPACGFSIGFERIIMIMMDEGFKIPDEKDKVAFLVEKGIGGEQLSGIIAEAQKERAEGRQVLVVRMNKNKKFQKEQLTAQGYTDFKDFYKTELKH, translated from the coding sequence ATGGCACTTATTAAGAAGCCCGTGACGGGAATGAAGGATATACTTCCGGAAGAGATGAAGCTAAGGGACTATGTGATCGGAGTAATAAAGGAGACTTATGCAGGCTTCGGATTTACATCCATTGATACACCTTGTGTTGAGTCACTTGCAAACCTTAACAGTAAGCAGGGTGGAGAGAACGAGAAACTTATCTTCAAGATCATGAAAAGAGGAGAAAAACTCAAACTTGATTCTGCCAAAGAAGAGAATGATCTTACCGATTCCGGACTTCGCTATGACCTTACTGTTCCGCTTGTAAGATACTATTCAAATCATCAGAATGAGCTGCCTTCACCTTTCAAGGCACTTCAGATGGGATATGTGTGGAGAGCCGACAGACCGCAGAAGGGCAGATATCGCCAGTTTATGCAATGCGATATCGATATTCTCGGAGAGCCTACAAATCTTGCTGAGATCGAGCTTATCCTGGCGACAACTACAACTCTCGGAAGGCTTGGTTTTAAGGGCTTCCAGATCAGAATAAATGAGAGACGTATGCTCAAGGCTATGGCCGCTTACAGTGGATTTCCCGAGGAGAGCTATGACTCAGTTTTCATAACACTTGATAAGATGGATAAGATCGGACTCCAAGGTGTTGCAGAGGAGCTTGAAAAGGACGGTTTTGCAAAAGAGAGCATAGACAAATATCTTGATCTTTTCAAAAATGTTGAGGGTAAAGGCGCCATTGAGGGAATAAGATTCCTCGCTGATGAGTTGGGAGAATTCCTTGATGCTGATGTTAAGGAAAATCTTGAGGAGATTATTTCAAGCGTTGACGCTACAAAGAGTGCAGAGTTTGAGCTTGTTTTCGATCCTACACTTGTACGCGGAATGTCTTACTACACTGGAACAATATTTGAGGTTGCAATGCCTCAGTACGGCGGAAGCTGTGGCGGTGGCGGAAGATATGATAAGATGGTAGGCAAATTTACCGGACAGGATACACCCGCATGCGGTTTCTCAATCGGCTTTGAGCGTATCATCATGATCATGATGGACGAGGGCTTCAAGATTCCGGATGAGAAGGATAAGGTTGCTTTCCTTGTAGAAAAGGGTATCGGTGGAGAACAGCTCTCAGGAATTATTGCAGAAGCACAGAAGGAGCGTGCTGAGGGTAGACAGGTTCTTGTTGTCCGTATGAATAAAAATAAGAAGTTCCAGAAGGAACAGCTTACCGCGCAGGGCTATACAGACTTTAAGGATTTCTATAAAACAGAACTTAAGCATTGA
- a CDS encoding metallopeptidase TldD-related protein has product MTDRIIDILRSSSADGFEITDTVTLGYEFYFIKHRLDQNRVRDVEHINVKVFKKLDDGRMLGSASGEIYPTLSDDEIKEEIDKLIGRAENVRNPYYELCKPENFEASKDSDADVSQIAENFVQAMKELPETDTEYINSYEIFAEKNKRRFVNSEGIDITFEYPSSMIEVVVNAKDAEHEIELYRMYKAGSCDKESLKKDIAEVLKYGKDKLIAKPTPKLGKVAVVFPTSDAVQIYSWFVEKCNAGFIYSKYSDWEIGKDVAPKAVGDKVTLKSVKTLPNSSKKFDVDEEGAVIKDMTILENNVPKTFFGGRRFRYYLGIRDSYMACNFDVEGGSKTSDEIRSGKYLEIVEFSDFAVDAISGDMAGEIRLGYYHDGDKVTPVCGGSISGCMENFVNKMYMSKDKRQYDNFNIPALTRLENVSVTGVE; this is encoded by the coding sequence TACTCAGATCATCATCAGCTGATGGCTTTGAGATTACAGACACAGTGACACTCGGGTATGAGTTTTACTTCATTAAACACAGACTTGATCAGAACAGAGTACGTGACGTAGAGCATATAAATGTTAAGGTTTTTAAGAAGCTTGATGACGGCAGGATGCTCGGAAGCGCTTCGGGAGAGATATATCCCACACTTTCCGATGATGAGATAAAAGAAGAGATTGATAAGCTTATCGGAAGAGCGGAGAATGTTAGAAATCCATATTATGAGCTGTGCAAGCCTGAGAACTTTGAGGCTTCAAAGGACAGCGATGCAGACGTATCTCAGATTGCCGAAAACTTTGTTCAGGCTATGAAGGAGCTTCCCGAAACGGATACGGAATATATCAATTCCTATGAGATTTTTGCTGAGAAAAACAAGAGAAGATTTGTTAATTCGGAGGGGATTGACATAACCTTTGAGTATCCCTCATCAATGATCGAGGTTGTAGTTAACGCTAAGGATGCTGAGCACGAAATTGAGCTTTACCGTATGTACAAGGCAGGAAGCTGTGATAAGGAAAGTCTGAAAAAGGACATTGCTGAGGTTCTTAAATACGGAAAAGACAAGCTTATTGCAAAGCCTACTCCGAAGCTTGGAAAGGTAGCAGTTGTTTTCCCGACAAGCGATGCGGTTCAGATATACAGCTGGTTTGTTGAAAAGTGTAACGCAGGCTTTATTTACAGCAAGTATTCTGACTGGGAGATAGGAAAGGATGTTGCTCCGAAAGCAGTGGGAGATAAGGTGACCTTAAAGTCTGTAAAGACACTTCCCAACTCATCAAAGAAATTTGATGTTGATGAAGAAGGCGCTGTAATAAAAGATATGACAATACTTGAAAACAATGTTCCGAAGACCTTCTTTGGCGGAAGGAGATTCAGATACTATCTTGGAATCAGGGATTCATATATGGCTTGCAATTTCGATGTTGAAGGCGGAAGCAAAACGTCAGATGAGATCAGAAGCGGTAAATATCTGGAGATAGTCGAGTTTTCCGATTTTGCTGTTGATGCTATTTCCGGTGATATGGCGGGAGAGATAAGACTCGGATATTACCATGACGGCGATAAGGTGACACCGGTATGCGGCGGTTCCATTTCGGGCTGCATGGAAAACTTCGTTAACAAAATGTATATGTCTAAGGATAAGAGACAATATGATAACTTTAATATACCTGCGCTTACGAGACTTGAAAATGTAAGTGTAACCGGAGTTGAATAA